In a single window of the Flavobacterium sp. W4I14 genome:
- a CDS encoding chloramphenicol-sensitive protein RarD (product_source=KO:K05786; cog=COG2962; ko=KO:K05786; pfam=PF00892; superfamily=103481; tigrfam=TIGR00688; transmembrane_helix_parts=Inside_1_12,TMhelix_13_30,Outside_31_40,TMhelix_41_60,Inside_61_80,TMhelix_81_103,Outside_104_112,TMhelix_113_132,Inside_133_138,TMhelix_139_158,Outside_159_161,TMhelix_162_179,Inside_180_187,TMhelix_188_210,Outside_211_219,TMhelix_220_242,Inside_243_246,TMhelix_247_269,Outside_270_273,TMhelix_274_293,Inside_294_301) has protein sequence MDNNNISKNFKHYLAAIVAFSIWGFFSLVLKPLHAYAPLDILFYRVFSCAVVMSMISLLFKRKSLLANLRLLKSLPKKNRLTIIGLNVTGSVFLTVNWFSFIYVMNHVSVRATSVAYLVCPILTTLLAFFLLSERLNRLQWFSVVLSGSGCLLLSYTSISDMFFSTIVGLSYAVYIISQNKNSGLDKFLVLNFHILLSAVLLGFFYPAFSGPIPSDFKFYFYVEIIAVIYTIVPLFLNLYALSRISSSKVAMILNINPIIAFILAGVVYHEPLGLLQVFAYALVFAAAIIFNISKTSRSKT, from the coding sequence ATGGATAATAATAATATTTCGAAAAATTTTAAGCATTATTTAGCTGCGATAGTAGCTTTTTCAATTTGGGGATTTTTTAGCCTGGTGTTAAAGCCTTTACATGCTTATGCGCCTTTAGATATCCTCTTTTATCGCGTTTTTAGCTGCGCTGTAGTTATGTCAATGATTTCACTGCTTTTTAAAAGGAAAAGTCTCTTAGCTAATTTGCGGCTGCTTAAATCTTTGCCGAAAAAGAACCGATTGACAATTATTGGCCTAAATGTTACCGGCAGCGTCTTTTTGACTGTCAATTGGTTTTCTTTCATTTATGTGATGAACCATGTCAGTGTACGCGCTACCTCTGTAGCCTATTTAGTTTGCCCCATTTTAACAACATTACTGGCCTTTTTCCTTTTGTCGGAGCGATTGAACCGATTACAATGGTTCTCTGTAGTGCTAAGCGGTTCCGGATGCTTATTGCTTTCATATACCAGCATAAGCGATATGTTTTTTAGTACAATAGTTGGCCTTAGCTATGCTGTTTATATTATCAGTCAAAACAAAAATTCCGGATTAGATAAATTTCTGGTACTTAATTTTCACATACTTTTATCGGCTGTTTTATTAGGATTTTTTTACCCCGCATTCTCCGGCCCGATTCCCTCAGATTTTAAATTTTACTTTTATGTAGAGATCATTGCGGTCATCTATACAATCGTCCCCTTGTTTTTAAATCTATACGCCCTTAGCCGGATCAGTTCTTCAAAAGTGGCAATGATATTGAACATCAATCCAATAATCGCGTTTATTTTAGCGGGAGTGGTCTATCACGAACCATTAGGTCTTCTGCAGGTATTTGCATACGCATTGGTGTTTGCGGCCGCAATCATTTTTAACATCAGTAAAACTTCCAGGTCTAAAACTTGA